One genomic segment of Petroclostridium xylanilyticum includes these proteins:
- the rnhC gene encoding ribonuclease HIII, which produces MAAFVFKRSDDMQYCSIEYLNKLLDKKLPEAINSGFQLDTYKEIPYGIQLFFICNGTKYILNLYYTEKKGLKIVSNIKKPDEKNDILTNIFSTNTIEAFFTAKSKPKNNEALLDLSGLNFNVWIGTDESGKGDYFGPLVAAGFIIDKKIVREIEELGIKDSKKITDKKISDIAAYLHKNFQDRISICEVPPDKYNQLYTKMIGQKMNLNHLLAWAHARVIENLLARKYKVEGAIVDQFGNEKYIKEALMERGREVTLIQRPKGEEDLAVATASVLARERFVIRVNELQERYGIVFPKGAGQAVTATAEKFIEKYGKIELEKVAKVHFKITENVEKR; this is translated from the coding sequence ATGGCTGCTTTTGTTTTTAAACGGAGTGATGATATGCAGTATTGTTCGATAGAATATTTAAACAAATTATTGGATAAAAAGCTGCCGGAAGCAATAAACAGCGGCTTTCAATTGGATACATACAAAGAAATTCCTTACGGTATCCAGCTATTTTTTATTTGTAATGGGACAAAATATATTTTGAACCTTTATTATACAGAGAAAAAAGGTCTAAAAATAGTTAGTAATATAAAGAAGCCAGATGAAAAAAATGATATACTAACAAATATATTTTCTACAAATACTATTGAAGCATTTTTTACAGCAAAATCTAAACCAAAAAACAATGAGGCATTATTAGACCTTAGCGGATTGAATTTTAACGTATGGATAGGGACTGACGAATCGGGAAAAGGGGATTATTTCGGTCCTCTCGTAGCTGCAGGTTTTATTATTGATAAAAAAATTGTTAGAGAAATTGAAGAACTGGGTATAAAAGATAGTAAGAAGATAACTGATAAAAAAATATCAGATATTGCAGCCTATTTGCATAAGAATTTCCAGGATAGAATCAGTATTTGTGAGGTACCTCCGGACAAGTACAACCAGTTGTATACAAAAATGATAGGACAAAAAATGAATTTAAATCACCTTCTTGCGTGGGCCCATGCAAGAGTTATAGAAAATTTGCTTGCCCGTAAATATAAGGTTGAAGGTGCTATTGTCGACCAATTTGGAAATGAAAAATACATAAAAGAGGCTTTAATGGAACGTGGACGTGAAGTTACACTTATCCAGAGACCTAAGGGTGAAGAGGATCTGGCCGTTGCTACAGCTTCTGTACTTGCACGGGAAAGATTTGTTATAAGGGTGAATGAACTGCAAGAAAGATATGGGATTGTTTTCCCTAAAGGAGCTGGACAAGCAGTAACTGCAACCGCAGAAAAGTTTATAGAAAAATATGGTAAAATCGAATTGGAAAAGGTGGCGAAGGTACACTTTAAGATAACGGAAAACGTAGAGAAGAGATAA